Proteins found in one Fulvitalea axinellae genomic segment:
- a CDS encoding SusC/RagA family TonB-linked outer membrane protein codes for MKYFFSNILLLGCLLTSALAYAQGTVTGKVMDAEGGAVIPGVVVNLVGSDGVSAFTAEDGTYSIEVTSESEVALEFAYAGYNSKTVYLNGRMTVDIVLVPKGGLDEKPDVQTAYGTFRANELSGSSVTLTRHQIMDRGYVTLESALQGMVPGLFVQSRSGTTASGASMRLRGVSTMSAKTQPLIVVDGVIYETEIGSQSSIEGFTFNPLSNIQIRDIEQVTVSKDGMAANYGVLGANGVILIQTRESESTETRVDFSANLGVVTAPERTPVLDAASFKNYTLEQLVNSGMSHSSVEYIYPFLLDMAEGEEKYRYDHDTDWQDLVYQNGMLSRYSVNIQGGDNIASYNISMGYRENEDIVKKAEYEAFDFMVNARIQMLKSLIIKPRVSLSKIDASQRSESFNATTNPGLAALYKSPLMGVYRRSEKGLTLPFYDEVSSFKMSNPVSLIDNALGNHENFRVRAGFSADQQIVKGLSLNVFAFTDLFSIKENSFVPQTGVVSQYDGMARNVMSSTQRNFYSILTEGALNYDRVFGFKHRVTAKAGVRSTINKFEEESSFDINSPSDQFVVVGKGDKSLRSLSPSNGDWNMLSFFGAAGYAYKDKYYLDVNLSVDGSSKFSASNRFGYFPVASAGWRVSSEPFMSEIGLVSDLKLRASYGILGNDDIGYYSSRFFYVGVPLFDITGLVRGGIPSTDLKWEERKQLNLGADLSFWNDRIAMTVDYYQIKSDDLVTIEQPNVYYGSDLLFSNSGSVENKGVELGVKVGVLRKKDVGLDLGFSISKNDNKLVSLGTNALYNETHGRHLVTDIEGGQVISKEGGTVNAFYGYETKGVITTAKQASDLNLRNELEEQFGAGDILFVDQNNDGVIDESDKVELGSALPDYYGSFSLEARYKRLRVNMLWDFVSGNEIYNNVRNGLESMDKYWNQSQAVMRRWRQDGQETDMPKAVFGDPMENGRFSDRWIEDGSFVRFKNVSVSYDFGVKNKIIRSLSAYVAANNLVTFTKYLGATPDLSYGQSIYSNGVDYGKVPLTRSVMMGVKLGI; via the coding sequence ATGAAATATTTTTTCTCAAATATATTATTGCTTGGTTGCCTGCTGACCAGTGCTTTGGCTTATGCCCAAGGCACTGTTACCGGTAAGGTGATGGACGCCGAAGGTGGGGCGGTAATTCCCGGAGTGGTGGTAAACCTAGTCGGGAGTGACGGTGTTTCGGCCTTTACGGCGGAAGACGGAACATATTCCATTGAAGTAACTTCAGAGTCTGAAGTGGCGTTGGAATTCGCTTATGCGGGCTATAACTCTAAGACCGTATATCTCAACGGTCGCATGACTGTTGACATAGTATTGGTACCGAAAGGAGGCTTGGACGAAAAACCGGATGTCCAAACGGCTTACGGAACATTCCGGGCCAATGAACTAAGCGGGAGCTCGGTCACATTGACTCGGCACCAAATTATGGACCGTGGTTATGTGACTTTGGAAAGCGCTCTGCAAGGAATGGTGCCTGGTTTGTTTGTGCAGTCCAGATCGGGAACAACTGCTTCTGGCGCTTCCATGCGCTTGCGTGGAGTCTCGACTATGTCCGCCAAGACTCAACCTCTCATTGTGGTGGACGGCGTGATTTACGAAACGGAAATTGGTAGCCAGTCTTCAATAGAAGGCTTTACCTTTAATCCGTTGTCTAATATCCAGATAAGGGATATTGAGCAGGTTACCGTCTCGAAAGATGGAATGGCAGCCAATTATGGGGTCTTGGGAGCAAACGGTGTTATTCTGATCCAGACACGGGAAAGTGAATCGACCGAAACAAGAGTTGACTTTTCAGCAAATCTCGGTGTAGTTACCGCTCCTGAACGGACTCCTGTTTTGGATGCGGCGAGTTTTAAGAACTATACTCTGGAACAGTTGGTGAATTCGGGTATGTCGCACTCGTCTGTGGAGTACATATATCCGTTTTTGTTAGATATGGCCGAAGGCGAAGAAAAATATCGCTATGACCATGACACCGATTGGCAGGATCTAGTGTATCAGAATGGTATGTTGAGCCGGTATTCGGTTAACATTCAAGGGGGAGATAACATCGCCTCATATAATATCTCTATGGGATATAGGGAGAATGAGGACATAGTGAAAAAAGCCGAGTACGAGGCTTTTGACTTTATGGTTAACGCCCGGATTCAGATGTTGAAGAGTTTGATCATTAAGCCTAGAGTTTCCCTGTCGAAGATAGACGCTTCTCAACGTTCCGAAAGCTTTAACGCTACGACTAATCCGGGGCTTGCCGCATTATACAAATCGCCTTTGATGGGAGTGTACAGACGAAGCGAGAAGGGGTTGACATTGCCGTTTTATGACGAAGTGAGCTCGTTTAAGATGAGTAATCCCGTTTCGCTTATTGACAATGCCTTGGGCAACCATGAGAATTTTAGGGTAAGGGCCGGTTTTTCCGCTGATCAACAGATTGTGAAAGGGCTGTCGCTCAATGTTTTTGCGTTTACCGATCTTTTCAGTATAAAAGAAAACTCTTTTGTGCCACAAACTGGGGTCGTGAGCCAGTATGACGGAATGGCCCGTAACGTGATGTCGAGTACCCAGCGGAATTTTTATTCTATTCTGACGGAAGGTGCTTTGAACTACGATAGAGTTTTTGGTTTCAAACATCGGGTTACCGCAAAGGCGGGAGTTCGTTCAACTATCAACAAATTTGAGGAAGAGAGTTCGTTTGACATCAACTCGCCCTCTGACCAGTTTGTAGTGGTTGGTAAAGGGGATAAAAGCTTGAGAAGTCTGTCACCAAGCAACGGTGATTGGAATATGCTTTCGTTTTTTGGAGCGGCTGGATATGCTTATAAAGACAAGTATTATTTGGACGTAAACCTTTCAGTGGACGGTAGCTCTAAGTTTTCGGCTTCCAATAGGTTTGGATATTTTCCAGTTGCGTCAGCGGGATGGAGAGTGTCGTCAGAACCGTTTATGAGCGAAATAGGTCTTGTAAGCGACTTAAAACTGAGGGCTAGTTACGGGATTTTGGGTAATGATGACATCGGTTATTATTCCTCCCGCTTCTTTTATGTAGGTGTTCCGTTATTCGATATTACGGGTTTGGTGCGCGGAGGAATTCCAAGTACCGACTTGAAATGGGAAGAACGGAAGCAATTGAACCTTGGCGCTGATTTGAGTTTCTGGAATGATCGCATTGCGATGACAGTCGATTATTACCAGATCAAATCCGATGACCTTGTTACCATTGAGCAACCTAACGTTTATTATGGCTCGGACCTTTTATTCAGTAACTCTGGTTCGGTAGAAAACAAGGGTGTTGAGTTGGGCGTCAAAGTAGGTGTTTTACGCAAAAAGGACGTTGGTCTGGATTTAGGTTTCTCCATTTCTAAAAACGACAACAAGCTGGTGTCATTAGGAACGAATGCTCTTTACAACGAAACGCATGGAAGACACCTTGTAACCGATATTGAGGGAGGCCAAGTTATAAGTAAAGAAGGAGGAACGGTAAACGCTTTTTACGGCTATGAGACAAAAGGCGTAATTACCACCGCCAAGCAGGCCTCGGATTTGAATTTGAGGAATGAGTTGGAAGAGCAATTTGGTGCTGGCGATATTCTTTTTGTTGACCAAAACAATGACGGCGTCATTGACGAATCCGATAAAGTGGAGCTGGGTAGCGCATTGCCGGACTATTACGGTTCGTTTAGTCTGGAAGCCAGATATAAGAGACTTCGGGTTAATATGCTTTGGGATTTTGTTTCCGGAAACGAGATCTATAACAACGTAAGAAACGGACTTGAGTCTATGGACAAGTACTGGAACCAAAGTCAAGCCGTAATGCGTCGTTGGAGGCAAGATGGGCAGGAAACGGATATGCCGAAAGCCGTCTTTGGAGACCCGATGGAGAACGGCCGTTTTTCCGACAGATGGATTGAGGACGGGTCTTTTGTCAGGTTTAAAAACGTTTCGGTTTCATATGATTTTGGAGTGAAGAACAAAATTATCCGAAGCCTGAGCGCATATGTGGCGGCGAACAATTTGGTCACTTTTACAAAATACTTGGGAGCTACACCGGATCTGTCTTACGGACAGAGCATTTACTCGAATGGGGTTGATTATGGCAAAGTGCCGTTGACCCGCTCGGTAATGATGGGAGTAAAATTGGGAATTTGA
- a CDS encoding RagB/SusD family nutrient uptake outer membrane protein, translating to MKNTTVRYLCLGVMLLGLPMFSCSDYFEPSQDLIQEREEHYNSFDKVRRATVGVYAGFQNLVEPMVVMGGLRADLMTTTRNLDADLREIESLKVSKGNPYASPRPFYDVILNCNDALANMEKSLDDPRMTERQYAAFEAEFKTVRAWTYFQLAQMYKEVPVITGAVNGFFPGYEPERYDFPKMVNWLIEEMIWANEQPILEWTTKDDSGKEILQPWRKVFINRNAFLGELFLTIGEYREASSLFRKCIIDDGGGDENEEHKCNLESGVSNWENHWKRVNDGDSRLEHISTIPFDRTKNQTHDLLRLFSNSSIYDYLLKPSTLAVNIWESQRPAESIFPDGDRYRGEDVSYSVFDIDTVVSKYGARDAVFAIYRAADVHLLLAEAENRMSNTDIALGILNSKLNDSPLTDGIRGRVRLKHVTMDALKERYSGIDNEVELVEQALIEERALELAFEGRRWNDLVRFAYRAGKPEWLAKRVASKFRGKDPMKASELEAKLLNVSEWRLHMPELDILEKESSN from the coding sequence ATGAAAAATACGACAGTAAGATATTTATGCTTGGGAGTGATGCTCTTGGGCTTGCCGATGTTTTCGTGTTCGGATTATTTCGAACCTTCCCAAGACCTGATTCAGGAACGGGAGGAGCATTATAACAGTTTTGACAAAGTAAGAAGAGCCACTGTAGGCGTTTACGCTGGGTTTCAGAATTTGGTGGAGCCGATGGTTGTCATGGGAGGCTTGAGGGCCGACCTAATGACCACAACCAGAAACCTTGACGCGGACCTGCGTGAGATAGAGTCCTTAAAAGTGTCTAAAGGCAATCCATACGCCAGTCCTAGACCGTTTTATGACGTGATTCTAAACTGCAATGACGCTTTGGCGAATATGGAAAAGTCTTTGGACGATCCGAGGATGACCGAAAGGCAGTATGCCGCATTCGAAGCAGAGTTTAAGACTGTAAGGGCGTGGACTTATTTTCAGTTGGCCCAGATGTATAAAGAAGTGCCGGTAATAACCGGAGCGGTAAACGGCTTTTTTCCGGGATACGAACCGGAGCGATATGATTTTCCTAAAATGGTCAATTGGCTTATTGAGGAGATGATATGGGCCAATGAGCAACCTATTTTGGAGTGGACGACTAAAGATGACAGCGGAAAGGAAATACTGCAGCCTTGGCGTAAAGTCTTCATCAATAGGAATGCCTTTCTTGGTGAGCTTTTTTTGACTATTGGAGAATACCGTGAGGCTTCATCCTTGTTCCGCAAGTGTATAATAGATGACGGAGGCGGGGACGAGAATGAAGAGCATAAATGTAATTTAGAGTCCGGCGTGTCAAATTGGGAAAACCATTGGAAAAGGGTTAATGATGGGGATTCCAGATTAGAACACATATCCACGATTCCTTTCGACAGGACAAAGAACCAGACACATGACCTACTGAGGTTGTTCTCAAATTCGTCTATCTATGATTACCTGTTGAAGCCAAGTACATTGGCTGTAAATATTTGGGAAAGCCAAAGGCCGGCCGAAAGCATATTCCCTGACGGTGATAGGTACAGGGGGGAAGACGTTTCTTATTCGGTATTCGACATTGATACTGTGGTGAGTAAGTATGGGGCAAGGGATGCGGTTTTCGCCATTTACCGTGCTGCGGATGTCCATCTCCTTTTGGCTGAAGCTGAGAATAGAATGTCCAATACGGATATAGCCCTGGGGATTCTGAATTCAAAGTTAAATGATTCGCCACTGACGGATGGAATTAGAGGCAGAGTAAGACTGAAGCATGTGACCATGGATGCTTTGAAAGAACGCTATTCGGGCATAGATAATGAAGTGGAATTAGTGGAGCAGGCGTTGATCGAAGAAAGGGCGCTGGAGCTAGCTTTTGAGGGAAGGCGTTGGAACGATCTGGTGCGCTTTGCTTATAGGGCAGGTAAACCGGAATGGCTAGCGAAAAGGGTGGCTTCGAAGTTTAGGGGCAAGGACCCGATGAAAGCTTCGGAGCTGGAAGCCAAATTGTTGAATGTTTCGGAATGGCGACTCCATATGCCCGAATTAGATATTCTTGAGAAAGAGAGTTCAAACTAA
- a CDS encoding right-handed parallel beta-helix repeat-containing protein: protein MRKYLLFLIPCFLFGSMACKEDDDIEPVLDDFLEVRTENAENIGAGQLTLKGKILSSGGTPVEKVGFAYWKQGSLSTRKTVEAELNTVDSTFVAQISDLSSFTTYAFEAFAEDAVSKEEGDILSAKTMVAAGVTLPEVKVLDATGVSFNGAVISGELVSDGSSEQTALTFSFWEDGFENMAENLVPEMEENIGTVELDELMPGRLYKFTLLGLNELGVAYSDTLSFTTNHMIYVDVDAEGAANGSTWENAFNSIGEAFEHAVAGTELWIAEGLYSEKNLPMVRNVDVYGGFSGTELTLEDRDWENNLTIIGRTKEDFDNNQSDDYTLFITKYKHKLEQSILDGVILQYGKSDQDGAGLRCHLGSPQIRNCTFRFNKAKNKGAATYFKNSNARLENCRFEDNSSQWAAAIRVYTKNSLIIKDCVFERNEVTKDGGAIHSKESFILANSVFKDNYAKGKGGAIYMDTNSCPEMLGENIFENNDSGDKKQVVNKSKKVCE from the coding sequence ATGAGAAAGTATTTATTGTTTTTGATTCCGTGCTTTTTGTTTGGAAGCATGGCCTGTAAAGAGGATGATGATATAGAACCGGTTTTGGATGATTTTCTGGAAGTGAGAACAGAAAACGCCGAGAATATCGGTGCCGGGCAGCTTACTCTGAAAGGAAAGATTCTTTCTTCTGGCGGGACACCGGTTGAGAAGGTTGGCTTTGCGTACTGGAAACAAGGCAGTTTGAGTACACGCAAGACTGTGGAGGCGGAACTCAATACTGTTGACAGTACCTTTGTTGCCCAAATCTCAGATTTGTCATCCTTTACCACTTATGCTTTTGAGGCGTTTGCGGAAGATGCCGTAAGTAAGGAGGAGGGAGATATCCTAAGCGCCAAGACCATGGTGGCCGCAGGCGTAACATTGCCGGAAGTGAAAGTATTGGATGCTACTGGCGTGTCGTTTAACGGAGCGGTTATTTCCGGGGAATTGGTTTCCGATGGAAGTAGTGAGCAAACGGCCCTGACTTTTAGTTTCTGGGAAGACGGGTTTGAGAATATGGCCGAAAATCTTGTCCCCGAAATGGAAGAGAATATTGGAACGGTCGAATTAGACGAGCTAATGCCTGGAAGGTTGTATAAGTTTACGCTCCTTGGTTTGAACGAATTGGGTGTGGCTTATAGCGATACGCTTTCGTTCACAACAAACCACATGATCTATGTTGATGTCGATGCGGAAGGGGCTGCGAATGGATCAACTTGGGAGAATGCGTTCAATAGTATTGGCGAAGCTTTTGAACATGCAGTCGCCGGAACGGAGCTTTGGATAGCCGAAGGCTTGTATTCAGAAAAGAACCTTCCGATGGTTCGGAATGTGGATGTATACGGTGGTTTCTCGGGAACAGAACTAACCTTGGAAGATAGAGATTGGGAAAATAACCTGACTATAATAGGCCGAACAAAGGAAGATTTTGACAATAATCAGTCAGATGATTACACTTTGTTTATTACCAAGTATAAGCACAAACTGGAGCAGTCAATATTGGATGGAGTGATTCTCCAATACGGAAAATCAGACCAGGATGGTGCGGGTCTCCGTTGCCACTTGGGAAGCCCGCAGATTAGAAACTGTACGTTTAGGTTTAACAAAGCGAAGAATAAAGGGGCCGCCACATATTTTAAAAACTCAAACGCAAGACTTGAAAATTGTCGTTTTGAAGACAATTCATCTCAGTGGGCGGCGGCTATTCGGGTTTATACTAAAAACAGTTTAATTATCAAGGACTGTGTTTTTGAAAGAAACGAAGTGACAAAAGACGGCGGTGCTATACATTCAAAAGAATCGTTCATTTTAGCAAACAGTGTTTTCAAAGACAACTACGCAAAAGGAAAAGGCGGTGCCATCTATATGGACACAAACAGTTGTCCGGAAATGTTGGGTGAAAACATCTTTGAAAATAATGACTCGGGAGATAAGAAACAGGTAGTCAATAAGTCAAAGAAGGTTTGTGAGTGA
- a CDS encoding discoidin domain-containing protein, translating into MNTEKNSPYSADDISKLKSYLDEKSVAFFAMGSGDKLDELNALTANFGFTYEKVAVDGLKSTTGGSVTPSNEGFALNLTNPEKWENLVVAGNKPVVSIMKTAGGYVIASGIDIFSNRSADNVVFFNQITAKAVSNMDSYISLSPTNFGGFDYEQRNGKRRYRSSLYLKEKAEIIDEIAEEVIPEVALFTGRENGDDVLDILLMPGNGGLENLGGSALLGAYNGNFPESKDGMMFELGKAFYSWTKEGSDSPLDSLALSIHTSAEVVSKLGVANAFENYVNPIIEEAKSHPDYKAFDPMTMSEEELKAFPANVATGKMLNMIKQLKEKYGESIVKDYHTLKTEKLPEGFPLSGHNDAWLWADASGDRPTVFQLFNEVGYSVTNNKVTIPDAFNEEFIEPDNFKATALTNGNNLPSNMFDGTKNLWQSPWSSPPPYPHVVTIDLNDNYKLTSVDYYPRLDKGRKELVSEMDFYVSEDGSNWGDPVFEYRSYEPWKDLSWEESVKKIYFTEQKTGRYVKIVIHETLRKGKWVKASSIAELKFYQFKGYK; encoded by the coding sequence TTGAATACGGAAAAAAACAGTCCGTATTCGGCAGATGACATATCCAAACTGAAGAGCTATCTCGATGAGAAATCAGTAGCGTTTTTCGCAATGGGTTCGGGGGACAAACTCGATGAGTTGAATGCTTTAACCGCTAATTTTGGTTTTACGTATGAGAAAGTGGCGGTAGATGGGCTGAAGTCGACTACTGGTGGTTCCGTTACCCCTTCGAATGAAGGCTTTGCTCTTAATCTGACTAATCCTGAGAAATGGGAAAACCTTGTGGTTGCGGGAAATAAGCCTGTAGTTTCGATTATGAAAACCGCCGGCGGTTATGTAATTGCTTCTGGTATAGATATTTTTTCCAATAGGTCGGCGGATAACGTGGTTTTCTTTAATCAGATCACTGCAAAGGCTGTTTCAAATATGGATTCCTATATTTCTTTATCTCCAACGAATTTCGGAGGGTTTGATTATGAGCAGAGGAATGGTAAAAGGCGTTATAGGTCCTCATTGTATTTGAAAGAAAAAGCCGAGATCATAGATGAAATCGCTGAGGAGGTTATCCCGGAAGTGGCTCTTTTTACGGGTAGGGAAAATGGCGATGATGTGTTAGACATTTTGTTAATGCCCGGAAATGGCGGGCTAGAGAATCTAGGGGGTAGTGCCTTACTCGGAGCTTATAATGGAAACTTCCCCGAGTCAAAGGATGGAATGATGTTCGAATTAGGCAAAGCATTTTATTCTTGGACTAAAGAGGGGAGTGATTCGCCATTGGATAGTTTAGCTTTATCTATTCACACATCAGCTGAGGTTGTGAGTAAACTAGGTGTAGCGAATGCTTTCGAGAATTATGTGAATCCAATAATTGAGGAAGCGAAGTCACATCCTGATTATAAGGCCTTCGATCCAATGACAATGAGTGAAGAGGAATTGAAAGCTTTTCCCGCAAATGTGGCCACCGGAAAGATGCTCAATATGATCAAGCAATTGAAAGAAAAATATGGAGAATCTATCGTAAAAGATTATCATACTCTGAAAACGGAGAAACTACCTGAAGGATTTCCGCTTTCTGGCCATAATGACGCATGGCTTTGGGCAGATGCTTCTGGTGATAGGCCAACAGTTTTTCAGTTGTTTAATGAGGTTGGATATTCCGTCACAAACAACAAGGTAACGATTCCCGACGCTTTTAATGAGGAGTTTATCGAACCAGATAATTTTAAAGCGACTGCTCTAACCAACGGAAATAATCTCCCCTCAAATATGTTTGATGGGACGAAGAATTTGTGGCAGTCACCATGGAGTAGCCCTCCGCCATACCCCCATGTCGTTACGATTGATTTGAATGACAACTATAAGCTAACTTCTGTCGATTATTATCCAAGATTAGATAAAGGCCGGAAAGAGCTGGTTTCCGAAATGGATTTCTATGTAAGCGAAGACGGTAGCAATTGGGGAGATCCTGTGTTTGAGTATAGGTCATATGAACCGTGGAAAGACCTTTCTTGGGAAGAGTCTGTTAAGAAGATCTATTTTACGGAACAGAAAACAGGCAGGTATGTGAAAATAGTAATCCACGAAACGCTCAGAAAAGGTAAGTGGGTTAAGGCTTCGTCGATTGCGGAATTGAAATTTTATCAGTTTAAAGGTTATAAATAA